GTGGCCGTCGCGCTCACCTTGAAGGCGAGCGCGGTGAACGGTGCCGCCGGGTCCGCCGGCACCTCGCCGCGTACCGGAGGCATGTCCGAGGGCGCCGGGAGGTACGCGACGACGGCGTCGAGCAGCGGCTCGACACCCCGGTTGCGGTACGCCGAGCCGCAGAGCACGACCACGGCCTCGCCGCCGAGAGTGAGGTCGCGGAGCGCGCCCGTGAGGGTCGCCGCGGAGAGTGCGCCCTCGGCGCAGAACTCCTCCAGGGCACCCGGATGCAGCTCCGCCACGGTCTCCTCCAGACGTCGCCTGCGGTGCCGGGCCTCGTCGCGGAGGTCGTCGGGGACCGGCCGGTCGGTGTACGTGTCGGCGCCGTCGGCCCACACGTACGCCCGCATCCCGACCAGGTCCACGACGCCGGTGAAGCCGTCCTCGCGCCCGATGGGCAGCTGGACGGGCAGGGGGACGGTTCCGAGACGGGTCCGGATCGACTCCACGGCACGGTCGAGCTCCGCGCCCGCGCGGTCCAGCTTGTTGACGAACGCGATGCGCGGGACGCCGTGCCGGTCGGCCTGGCGCCACACCGTCTCGCTCTGCGGCTCGACGCCTGCGACGGCGTCGAAGACGGCGACGGCGCCGTCGAGGACGCGGAGCGAGCGCTCGACCTCGTCGGAGAAGTCGACGTGCCCCGGGGTGTCGATGAGGTTGATCCGGTGCCCGGCCCAGTCGCAGCTGACGGCCGCGGCGAAGATCGTGATGCCGCGGTCGCGCTCCTGCGGGTCGAAGTCGGTGACGGTGGTGCCGTCGTGGACCTCGCCGCGCTTGTGGGTGGCGCCGGTGAGATACAGGAACCGCTCGGTGACGGTGGTCTTGCCGGCGTCGACGTGGGCGAGGATGCCGAGGTTGCGGACGCGGTCGACGAGGTGGGTACGCACGGTGTCGTGCCTTTCGCTGCTGCTGGATGAGGACAGGGCAGCGCGATTCCCGTACGCGGGCCGTCAGACGGACGGCGGCAGCGTCAGGGGTCGGCGATGGCGGGCGCGCAGCCGCCACCGGCCGGAGGGAGAGGCGAGGATCACGTCGTACCGGGCACGGGAGGGGGGCACGGCGACGGCACGGTGGCTGCGCACGGTCTTCTCCCCTCGGCTGACGTCTCACGGCACACCGGTCGGTGTGCCGTGAGACGTGAGTGTAGGGAGGGGGACGGGCCGGGCGACAGCGGTTTTGGCGGACGGCACGTCGGCGGCGCCTGCACCGGCGCAAGCGGGGATGCACGGCAAGGTACCGGCCAGAAAGGAGAGTTGGCGGTTTCTCATCTGCCTCGTGACCTTCGGCAAGCGCTTAATGGTGGTCCCCCGCGCGCGGGGTGGCAGTGACCGACCGGACGACGGGGGAACGCATGGACGCCACAGGACCCGCAGGACCGCCGCCGCCGGAGCCGCCGCGGGCGTCTTCGGTGCCGCCGCCGCCCGGGCCGCCACGGGCCTCCTCGCCGCCGCCGCCCGAGCGGCCGTGGGCGTCCTCGCCGCCGCCATCGCCCGCGCCGTCGGTGCCGCGCCGGGACGGCACCCTGGTCCTCAAGGTCAGCCGCCGGATCCTGTGGGTGGGGTCCGCGGCCCTCCCGCTGCACAACATCACCCGCGTCGAGGCCTTCATGCTCAAGGCCGACCGGGGCGCGGTCTTCGTCCGGTTCCTGAGGTGGCTCCTCGTCGCCGCCCTGATCTATGCCGCGATCAACTACGCGAGCGACGGCGAGGTCGAGGGCAACCCCGTGCTCATCATCGTCGGGATCGCCCTGTTCCTGTTCCTCCTCAAGGAGCTGTTCCAGTCGCCGACGCCGGTGCTGACCGTGGAGACGGCCGGCGGCTCCACGGTGCTCGTGACCTTGCCGACCGTGAACGAACTGCTGGACATCGCCGGGCGGATCGCGCACGCGATCGACAACCCCGAAGCCGAGTTCACCGCGGTCGTGCAGCAGTACCACCACACGAACAACTACGGCCCGGTCGTCAACATGAACGGCGGCCGGAACAACAGGGGGATCAACCTGTGAGCGACACGACGAACAACTACGGGCCCGTGGTCCACATGAACGACGGCCAGGGCAACGTCGGCATCAACTACGGAACCGTCGGAGGCACCCCGGACGACCGGCTCCGCGCCGCCGTCGACGAACTCACCCGCCGCCTTGAGGTCCTGCGGCCCCACCTCACCCCGGAACAGGCGCAGACCGTCGACGAGGCGCTCCCCGAACTCACCCCCGACCGCGCCGCTCTGCGGCAGCGCGGCCTCGTCCTGGCATCCGTCGCGCAGATCGCCGCCGCCGTCGGCACCGTGGGCCAGCCCGTCGTGGACGCCCTGGGCCAGCTGATCGCGCTGCTTGGCTAGGGAGTGTCCCGCCGATCAGGCCGGATCAGCGCCGCGAGCTCGGCCTGATCGGCAGGACACCGCCAGGCCCTTACGCGGCCGGGTCCGCCGGCTGGAGGAGGTCCCAGCGGTTCCCGTACAGGTCCTCGAAGACGGCGACCGAGCCGTAGGGCTCGTGCCGCGGGTCCTCCAGGAACGTGACGCCCGCCTCCGTCATCCGCGCGTGGTCGCGGGCGAAGTCCTCGGTGTGCAGGAAGAAGCCGACCCGGCCCCCCGACTGGTTGCCGACGGAGGCCTGCTCGGAGTCGTTCTTGGCCCGGGCCAGGAGGAGGCCCGCGTTCCCGAGGCCGCCGACCCCGGCCACCCCGCGCGGGCGGACGACGACCCAGCGGTTGCCCTCGCCCCGGTCGGTGTCCTCGACCAGGTCGAACCCGAGGGCGTCGGTGTAGAAGGCGATGGCCTCGTCGTAGTCACGGACGACAAGGGTCACAAGTGCGATGGACGGCATTACCCCAACGTAATACGTGGAAGCGGCAGGAATCTACCCGCGTCAACCCGTGTCGACCCCGGCACGACCCTCGCCGATGGGAGGGTCCGAACGAGGGTCCGGAGAGGGCCGGACGAGGGTCGGGGCGGGGCCCGGGGGCGGGAGCCCGCGGTCCGGGGCGCGCCCGGGGCCGGGCCCGGGGCCGGTGCGAGAATGCCCCCATGGACGCGCACCGGTTCGACCGCCTCGCCGCACGGGCGCGAGCCCTCGCCGAGCGCCCCGGCGACAGCGGTCCGCGCCGCCGCGTCCTCGGGCTCGCCGGTGCGCCCGGCGCCGGGAAGTCCACGCTCGCCGCGCGGCTCGTCGCCCGGCTCGACGGGCTCGCCGTCCTCGTCCCCATGGACGGCTTCCACCTCGCCCACGCCGAACTGGAACGCCTCGGCCGGGCCGGCCGGAAGGGCGCCCCCGACACCTTCGACGCCGACGGGTACCTCGCGCTCCTCGCCCGGCTGCGCGCTCCCGCCCCCGGCACCACGGTCTACGCTCCCGCGTTCGACCGCGCCCTGGAGGAGCCGGTCGCCGGGGCGATACCCGTCGGCCCCGAGATCCCGCTGGTCGTCACCGAGGGCAACTACCTGCTGCACGACGAGGGCGCGTGGGCCGCTGTCCTGCCGCTCCTCGACGAGGCCTGGTACCTCGACCTGGACGCCCGGCGGCGGGTCCCCCGGCTCGTCGAACGCCACGTCCGCTTCGGCAAGGACCGGGCCCGCGCCGAACGCTGGGTCCAGGAATCGGACGAGGCCAACGCCAAGCTGGTCGCCCGCGGCCGCGACCGCGCCCATCTCGTGGTGCCGATGGACTGACACCGGCCCCTCCCCTCGTCACCGCGCCGGCCGACCCCCGTACGACCGGCACGGACGGACATCGACCGGTCAGCCCGCCGCGTGCCGCGCCGCAGCCACCGCGAGCGCGCGGACCAGCGGGTGCGGGCGCGTGCCGTCACCGGCGAGTTCCGGCTGGAAGAGGGTCGCCAGGAAGAAGGGGTGCGAGGGGAGTTCGGCGATGCGGACGCCCCCCTCCTCGTCCGCGCCCGTGAACCGCAGGCCGTGCGCCCGCAGGGTGTCCAGCCGGCGGCTGTCGGGGCCGTAGTCGCAGTGGTAGCGCTCGGTGGTCCGCTCCGCGCCCAGGGCCTGCTCGGCGAGCGATCCCGGAGTGACCCGTACGACTCCCTCGTGGCCCACCAGCGAGCAGGCCAGCGGCGCGATGAGCAGATCGCCGTCGTCCGCGGACGGGTCGTTCTCCGCGTGCGCCGCCCCCGTCAGACCGCAGACGTTCCGCGCGTACTCCAGGAGCGCGTGCTGGAAACCGCCGCAGGTGCCGAGGAAGGGGATGCCGTCCTCGCGGGCCGTGCGGATCGCGGCCAGCGCCCCCGCCTCGCTCGCGTACGGGCTCCCCGGCAGCACCCACACCGCGTCGAAGCCCTTCACCGCGCCGGGTCTCCCGGCGTCCCCGGTCGGGATCCAGTACGCGTCGAGGGCGAGGCCGTCGCGCTCCGCGAGGGCGTCGAGGAGGACGGGGATCCGGACGTGGGAGCGGACGTGCGGGGAGCGGTCGCCGACCAGGGCGATCCGGGGGGTGCGGGGAAGGGCGTTCACGCTGTTCATGGGAACCATCCTTGGCGTGCCGCCCGTTCACGTCCAACGATGATCACTGCACGGTCCATCAGGAACGCTGATACCACGCTGGTTAGGGTGGCCGCATGACCACCGACATGACCCCCGATCAGGAACAGCCCGACTGGGAGCGCCGCGTCGCCGCCCTCTGGGAGCGGCTCGACGCCCACGAGCCCGCCGACTTCCGCGCCCGGGTCGCCGCCCTCGCCGCCGAGCGCCCCGCCGACGACCCGGCCGCCCTCTTCGAACGGGGCGCCGCCCACGACTCCACCGGAGAACCGGAGGAGGCCGTACGCCTCTACCGGCGGGCCCTCGACGGCGGCCTCACCGGACTGCGCCGCCGACGGGCCGTCATCCAGCTCGCCAGCAGCCTGCGCAACCTCGGCCGCCCCGACCGCAGCGTCGAACTCCTCACCGCCGAGCGCGCCGTGCCCGCGGCCGAGCTCGACGCCGACGAGAGCGCGCTCTCCGGCGCCGTCGACGCCTTCCTGGCCCTCGCCCTCGCCGACACCGGCCGCGACCGCGAGGCCGCCGCCCTCGCCCTCGGCGCCCTCGCACCCCTGCTGCCCCGCTACAACCGCTCCCTCGCCCACTACGCGCAGGCCCTCCTCACCGCCCCCGACGGCTCCTGACAGGCCCGGCCCGCACCCCATGGACCCGCACCTCCTCCGTACGTACGTCACCGTCGCCCGGCTCGCCTCCTTCTCCGCGGCCGCCCGCGACCTCGGCTACACCCAGTCCGCGGTCTCCCAGCACATCGCCGCCCTGGAGGCCGACCTCGCACTGCCGCTGCTCACCCGCCGGCCGGTCGCCCCGACCCCGGCCGGGGAGCGGCTCCTCGAACACGCCGGGGCGCTGCTGCTCCGCCTCGACGCGGCCCGTGCCGACCTCGAACGGTTCGCGGCCGCGCCCCTCGCCACCCTGCGTGTCGCCGCCTCCCCGCTCGCCCTGCACACCCGTACGGTCGCCGCGCTGCCCGCCACCGGCGTCACCCTGCGGGCCCTGCCCCGCGAGGCGGTGCCCGCCGCCGTCGCCACCGGAGAGGCCGACGCCGGGCTCGTCGACGGCATCGCCGCCCCCAGCGACCCGCTCTGGCTGCCCGACATCGCCCCGCTCGCCGCGACCGGCGTCGCCGAGGAACCGCTCGCCGTCGTCCTGCCCGCGACCCACCCGCTCGCCGGGCGCTCCGGGCTGCGCCTCGACGACCTCGTCGACGCCCGCTGGCTCGACGCGCCCGCCGCCGGCGTCCCCCTCGACCGGCTGCGGGACGCCCACGGCGGACCGGCCGGCCGGGGCTTCCGTACCGCCCTGCGCTACGAGGGCACCGACACCCGGGCCCTGGCCGCGCTGGCCGCCGCCGGACACGGCCTCGCCCTGCTGCCCGCGCCGCTCGCGGCGGACGTCCCCGGCGCCACCGCGGTCCCGCTGATCGCGCCCCGCCTCGTCCACCGCACCGAACTCCTCCTCCCGGCCGGCGCGCGGACCGAACCCACCGGCCCGGTGGCCGAGTTCACCCGACGGCTCAAGAGCTGACACCGGCAGTCGCTACCCTGTGCGCAACGGCGACGGAAGGCGGGCAGGCGTGGGGTGGCTGCGACGAGGACCCAGGCGGGACGGCGACGACGCACCGAGGGACCCCGAGTTCGCGTACTTCTCGCAGCGCGAGGCCGCGCTCTTCCGCGGCCGCGTCCGGGAGACCTTCGCCGAGCTCGGCCTCGAGGTCAGTGTGTACGCCGACCACGTCGTCGACGACAAGGGCCGCCGCTTCGGCCTCGGCAACCTCGCCGCCGTGTGCCACCAGGACCGGCGCGGCCCCCGCGTCTGGCCCGGCATGATCAACCGCCACATCGGTCTGGTCGTCCGCGCCATGGACGGCCCGTCCGCGCTCGACACCCTGCCGCCCGAGCAGATCCGCTCCCAGCTCTACCCCCGGGTCGTCAGCGGTGACGGCATCGACGCCGCCGCCTTCGGGTACGCGCGGACCGTCGCCCCCGGCCTGTACGAGATCCTCGCCCTCGACCTGCCCGAGAGCGTCATGATGCTCACCGACGAGGCGCTCGAACGGCTCGGCGACCACGCCCAGCTGCGCGACCGTGCCCTGCGCAATCTGCGCGGGCTGCCCGTCGAGGAGCACGAGACCGTCCGCGACGCCGACGGCATGTGCTTCGAGATCATCCTCGGCGACTCCTTCTACACCGCCAGCCGCGTCCTCGACCTGGACGGCGTCGTCCGGCGGGTCACCGGTCTGCCGATAGGCGAACACGGCGCCCTGGTCGCGATGCCGTTCCGGCACCAGCTCGCCTTCCACCCCATCCGCGACACCTCGATCATCCCGGCCCTCGGCGCGATGGCCTCCTTCGCCGCCTCCGGGTACGAGGACACACCGGGTGCCATCAGCCCGTACGTCTTCTGGTGGCGCGGCGGCACGCTCACCCAGCTGAGTGAGCACGACGAGGAGCGGGGGGACCTGCGGATCGTCGTCGGCGACGACTTCCAGGAACTCCTGGAACGGCTCATCGCGCAGGGCCCGGACCTCCGCTGAGCGGTCGCGGCCCCGGTCCCCGCCCGGCAGGATGCTGTACGTCCAGGTTGCAGCGGAGCCGAGAAGGAGACCCCATGTCGAGCACCCCCGCCCCCGAAGCGGCCGAGGAGCGCGGCGAGACCCCCGTCCCGTTCACCGCGGACGACTACCGCGCCCGGATGTCCCGCGCCGCCGAGTCCGCCGCCGACGCGGGACTCGCGGGCGTGATCGTCGCCCCGGGCCCCGACCTCGTCTACCTCACCGGCTACCAGCCGACCGCGATCACCGAGCGGCTCACCGCCCTCGTCATCGCCCCCGGACAGGAACCGGTCCTCGTCGTCCCGACCCTGGAGGCCCCCGACGCCGAGAAGGCCGTCGGGGCCGCCGCCCTCACCCTGCGGGACTGGACCGACGGCAAGGACCCGTACGCCGTCACCGCGCCGCTCCTCGACGTCGACGGCCGGTTCGGTGTCAGCGACAACGCCTGGGCCATGCACCTCCTCGGCCTCCAGAAGGCCCTCCCGGGGACCTCGTACGTCTCCCTCACCGAGGCGCTGCCGATGCTCCGCGGCGTCAAGGACGCGCACGAGCTGGCCCGGATCGCCGCGGCCGGGGCCGCCGCCGACCGGGCGTACGGCGAGATCCTGGAGGTCCGCTTCGCGGGCCGCAAGGAGACCGACGTCGCCGCCGACCTCGCGGCACTGCTGCTGCGCTTCGGGCACTCGCAGGTCGACTTCACCGTCGTCGGCTCGGGCCCCAACGGCGCCAACCCGCACCACGAGGCGGGCGACCGGGTCATCCGGCGCGGCGACATGGTCGTCCTCGACTTCGGCGGCCTCAAGCACGGCTACGGCTCCGACACCACCCGCACCGTCCACGTGGGCGAACCCACCGACGAGGAGCGGCGCGTCCACGACCTCGTACGGGAGGCCCAGCAGGCCGGCTTCGAGGCGGTACGGCCCGGGGTCGCCTGCCAGGAGGTCGACCGGGCGGCCCGCAAGGTCATCACGGACGCCGGGTACGGCGAGTACTTCATCCACCGCACCGGCCACGGCATCGGCGTCACCACCCACGAACCGCCGTACATGATCGAGGGCGAGGAACTCCCGATCGTGCCGGGCATGTGCTTCTCCATCGAACCCGGCGTCTACCTGCCGGGCCGCTTCGGCGTCCGGATCGAGGACATCGTGACGGCGACGGAGGACGGCGCGGGGCGCCGCTTCAACAACACCCCGCACGAGATGGCCCTCGTGGACTGAGCGCAGGCGCAGGCGCAGGCGTCAGCCGTCCGTCAGGACGACCGCCGACTCGCCGGGGAGCCGCAGGACCCCGTCCCCCGCCGGGGCTCCGACCGGCTCCCACGCCGCCAGAACCTGGTCGCGGCCGTTGGAGCCGAGCGGGATCACCGCCGGCTCCCCGCCCAGGTTGACCGCCACCCGCAGCACCCCGCGCCGGAACACCAGCCAGCGGGCCTCCTCGTCGAAGGCCGCCTTCACACCCGCCAGATCCGGGTCCGTCAGGTCGGGCAGGGTGCGGCGCATCGCGATGAGCTGGCGGTACCAGGCCAACAGCCGCTTGTGCGGGTCCCGCTCGCGCTCGCTCCGGTCGAGGACGGAACGGTCGCGGGTGGCGGCCTCCTGCGGGTCGGGGACCTCGTTCTCGTCCCAGCCGTGCTCCGCGAACTCCCGCCGCCTGCCCCGCCGTACGGCCTCCGCGAGCTCCGGGTCGGTGTGGTCGGTGAAGTACTGCCAGGGCGTCGTCGCCCCCCACTCCTCGCCCATGAAGAGCATCGGCACCGAGGGGCCGGTGAGCACGAGGGTCGCCGCGCAGGCGAGCAGGCCGGGGGAGAGGGAGGCCGAAAGCCGGTCGCCCAGAGCCCTGTTGCCGATCTGGTCGTGGGTCTGCGCGTACCCGAGGAAGCGGTGGGCGGGGGTGCGCTCGCGGTCCACCGGGCGTCCGTGACGCCGGCCCCGGAACGCCGAGTACGTGCCGTCGTGGAAGAACACATGGGTGAGGGTCTTCGCGAGCGCGGCCATCGGGGCCCGCGCGAAGTCCGCGTAGTAGCCCTGGGACTCGCCGGTCAGGGCGGTGTGCAGGGAATGGTGGAAGTCGTCGTTCCACTGGGCGTGGATCCCGAGGCCGCCGAGCGCGCGCGGGGTCGTCGTGCGCGGGTCGGCGAGATCGGACTCGGCGATCAGGAAGTGCGGGCGGCCCTGCTCCTTCGCCAGCTCGTCGACGGCAGCCGACAGCTCCTCCAGGAAGGTCAGCGCCCGGGTGTCGGCGAGCGCGTGCACGGCGTCGAGGCGCAGCCCGTCGATCCGGTAGTCCCGCAGCCAGGCGAGCGCGCTGCCCCGGAAGTACGCCCGGACCTCGTCCGATCCGGGCGCGTCCAGGTTCACCGCGGCGCCCCACGGTGTGTGATGGGTGTCCGTGAAGTACGGCCCGAAGGAAGGGAGATGGTTGCCGTCGGGGCCCAGGTGGTTGTGCACCACGTCCAGGACCACGCCCATGCCGAGCCCGTGCGCCGTGTCCACGAACCGCTTGAGCGCCCCGGGGCCGCCGTAGGGCTCGTGCACCGCCCACGGGTCCACCCCGTCGTACCCCCAGCCCCGCACCCCGGGGAACGGACACAGCGGCATCAGCTCCACATGGGTGACGCCGAGGCCCGCGAGCTCCCCGAGGCGGGCGGCCGCCGCGTCCAGCGTTCCCTCCGGGGTGAAGGTGCCCAGGTGCAGCTCGTACAGGACGGAGCCGCGGAGCCGCAGCCTCGGGGACTCGTTCCGCCAGGTGTGGGCGGAGTGGTCGACGACGGCGCTCAGCCCGTCGGGCCCGTCGGGCTGCCGGCGGGAGCGCGGGTCCGGCAGCAGGGGCCCTCCGTCGAGCGAGAAGCCGTACCGGTCGCCGTCCCCGGCGGGTACGACCCCCGTCCACCAGCCGTCCCGCTCGGCGTCCCGTTCCAGGGGATGCGCGGAGCCGTTCAGCTCCAGCGTCACCCGGTCACGGGCGTTCGGCGCCCACACCTCGAAGAGCACGGGAATCCCCTCGTCGACGGACCAGCCGCTCCACGACTGACTACCGCGACCATCCTGGCAGTCAGGACCCCGCCACGCCCGGTGTGTCCCACACGTAGTTGATCGCCCGCTCGAAGTTGATGTAGCCCGCGCGGGCGAACGACGCCGCCATCGGCACATTGCCCAGATCCGTCGCCGCCCGGATCCGGGGGACGTCGAAGGCGGCCAGGACGCGCGTGCCCTCCGCCAGGATGTCGTCGATGTAGCCGTGGCCGCGGTGGGCGGGCAGGACACCGATGTACGCGATCGTGTGGTGGTAGTTGTTCCGCGCGGGGACGACGAAGCCGACCGGCTCGCCGGTCTCCGGGAGCTGGGCGACCCGCCACCACTCCTGCGGCGAGGAGTAGTGCGCCAACTCCTCGTCGAAGTGCAGCTCCGCGGCCTCGCGGACCGACAGGCCGGAGGCGAGATCGGCCTGGCCGTGCGCGTCGAGCGTGCCCTCCATGACCGGCGTCATCAGCGCGACGAGGTCCTCGCGGTCCCGCACCTGGCGGAACTCCAGACGGCCCTTCGGCTCCGGTACGGGGGTGCCGGGCCGCCACTCCAGGCGGAGCCGCTCGACGAGCGGACGTGCTCCCGCCGCCACCAGGACGCCGAAGACGGACTCCAGGAGCGACCGGGTCTCCGGCACCTCGCGCCAGTCCGCCGGCATGAAGCGGCTGAACTCCGGGGGCCGTGTGCCCGCCGGGACCACGGCGGCCGTGGCGGTCCGCAGGAGGCGCAGACCGATCTCGGCGCGCTCCTCCTCGGACAGCTCCGGAGCGAGGTCGAAGAAGTCGAGCGACTGCGGGGCGGAGCCGGCCGCGCCCGTCCACCAGGAGAGCCGGCCGAGGAGCCGGTCGCCGTCGAGGGCGACCCACATCCACTCGGGGAGGCGGCGGCCGGTGGCGAGGTCGTCGGCGAGCTCGTGGTCGAGCGAGTAGGTGAGGCGGAGGAACAGGTCGAGTTCCCCGGGTCCGGCGAGCGGACGTATGACGAGGTCGTGCGCACCGGTGGTGCCGGTGCCTGCCGTGCTGGTGGTGCTCGAAGAAGACGTGGTCACGTCGTGTTTCCCCCTGGGGATCCGTGGTGTGGAGACGGGAGACCGTAACAGTGAGCGCCGACCAGGGGGTACGGGGTTTCCGGGGACGGGGGCCCTTCTGGACACCGCGGGCCCGACGGACCGACAATCACAGATGTGACGACCCCTTTCGAGCTTCCGGCGAACACCCCTCGGCTGACCGACGCCGAGCGGGACCGCGCGCTGGTGCTGCTCCGGGAGGGCGCCGCTCAGGGCCGCCTCTCGCACGACACGTTCGTCTACCGGATGGAGCGCGCGCTCCAGGCCCGGCGTGCGGAGGAACTCGCCCTGCTCACCGCCGACCTGAGGACCGAGGGCACCTGGACCCGCCGGGTGGTGGGCGCGGTCGAGCGGATGTCCGCGTTCACGGCCAGGCTGGGACGGGCCTGGTCCGCGGAGCGCCTCCCGAAGCTGCTGCTGCCCCTGCCGGGCCCGCAGCCCCTGCGCATCGGCCGCGACCCGGTCAACGGCCTCCGGCTCAGCCACGAGACGGCCTCCCGGCTGCACGCCGAGCTGTCGATGCAGAGCGGGATGTGGATCCTCCGCGACCTCGGCTCGACGAACGGCACGACGGTCAACGGCCGCCGGGTCACCGGTGCGGTGGCCGTGCGCGCGGGCGACGTGGTCGGCTTCGGCCAGATGTCGTTCCGCCTGTCGCACGGCTAGGCCGTCTCCGAGGCGTGCTGCCGTCTACGCTCTCGGGATGCGGCGCGAAGAGGTCACACGGGAAGACGGCACATGGGAGGGTCTGGCGCTCGACGTGCGGGACCGCCCCAGGCCGGGGCTGGGCGTGTTCGGCGCCGGGCAGCGGCTGCTGTTCTCCCAGGGGTCGCGGACGGTCCTGCTCGCCGTCGTCGGCGAACACCGTCAGGGAGTGGACTTCTGGCGCACCGACGCGTACCGCTCCGCCGTCCCGCCGCTCCGCGCCGAGACGGCGCGCGCCCTGGCGGGCAGCCCGCGGCGGTGGGCCCACCGCATCGCCCAGTACCTCGTCGCGTCGCCGGAGAGCCCGCTGCACACGGGCAGGTGGCTCCTCACCCGTGAGAGCCCGCTCTCGCGCTGGCGCCCGGCCGACACCTCGCACGCCGAGTACTGGAGCTCGATGCTGGGTGAAGGCCATCCCGACGGATACATCGACTGGTACGAGCATTCCGTCACGTTCGAGGTCTTCCCGCTGCGCCCGATGCCTTCCGCCGATGACAGCAGGGTCAAGGCGTACCGCAAGCAGGCCCGTGAGGGGACGCTCCCGCCCGTCCTGCTGTGGTGGGTCAGCGGCCTGGACTGCCATCTGATCCTGGACGGCCACGCGCGGCTCGCCGCGGCGATCGCCGAGTCCGTCGAGCCTCCGCTGCTGCAGCTGCACCGCACGGCCCC
This sequence is a window from Streptomyces sp. NBC_00691. Protein-coding genes within it:
- a CDS encoding DUF6232 family protein, translating into MDATGPAGPPPPEPPRASSVPPPPGPPRASSPPPPERPWASSPPPSPAPSVPRRDGTLVLKVSRRILWVGSAALPLHNITRVEAFMLKADRGAVFVRFLRWLLVAALIYAAINYASDGEVEGNPVLIIVGIALFLFLLKELFQSPTPVLTVETAGGSTVLVTLPTVNELLDIAGRIAHAIDNPEAEFTAVVQQYHHTNNYGPVVNMNGGRNNRGINL
- a CDS encoding VOC family protein; this translates as MPSIALVTLVVRDYDEAIAFYTDALGFDLVEDTDRGEGNRWVVVRPRGVAGVGGLGNAGLLLARAKNDSEQASVGNQSGGRVGFFLHTEDFARDHARMTEAGVTFLEDPRHEPYGSVAVFEDLYGNRWDLLQPADPAA
- a CDS encoding CTP synthase C-terminal region-related (seleno)protein, whose product is MNSVNALPRTPRIALVGDRSPHVRSHVRIPVLLDALAERDGLALDAYWIPTGDAGRPGAVKGFDAVWVLPGSPYASEAGALAAIRTAREDGIPFLGTCGGFQHALLEYARNVCGLTGAAHAENDPSADDGDLLIAPLACSLVGHEGVVRVTPGSLAEQALGAERTTERYHCDYGPDSRRLDTLRAHGLRFTGADEEGGVRIAELPSHPFFLATLFQPELAGDGTRPHPLVRALAVAAARHAAG
- a CDS encoding tetratricopeptide repeat protein is translated as MTTDMTPDQEQPDWERRVAALWERLDAHEPADFRARVAALAAERPADDPAALFERGAAHDSTGEPEEAVRLYRRALDGGLTGLRRRRAVIQLASSLRNLGRPDRSVELLTAERAVPAAELDADESALSGAVDAFLALALADTGRDREAAALALGALAPLLPRYNRSLAHYAQALLTAPDGS
- the treZ gene encoding malto-oligosyltrehalose trehalohydrolase, which encodes MLFEVWAPNARDRVTLELNGSAHPLERDAERDGWWTGVVPAGDGDRYGFSLDGGPLLPDPRSRRQPDGPDGLSAVVDHSAHTWRNESPRLRLRGSVLYELHLGTFTPEGTLDAAAARLGELAGLGVTHVELMPLCPFPGVRGWGYDGVDPWAVHEPYGGPGALKRFVDTAHGLGMGVVLDVVHNHLGPDGNHLPSFGPYFTDTHHTPWGAAVNLDAPGSDEVRAYFRGSALAWLRDYRIDGLRLDAVHALADTRALTFLEELSAAVDELAKEQGRPHFLIAESDLADPRTTTPRALGGLGIHAQWNDDFHHSLHTALTGESQGYYADFARAPMAALAKTLTHVFFHDGTYSAFRGRRHGRPVDRERTPAHRFLGYAQTHDQIGNRALGDRLSASLSPGLLACAATLVLTGPSVPMLFMGEEWGATTPWQYFTDHTDPELAEAVRRGRRREFAEHGWDENEVPDPQEAATRDRSVLDRSERERDPHKRLLAWYRQLIAMRRTLPDLTDPDLAGVKAAFDEEARWLVFRRGVLRVAVNLGGEPAVIPLGSNGRDQVLAAWEPVGAPAGDGVLRLPGESAVVLTDG
- a CDS encoding DUF1707 and FHA domain-containing protein, with product MTTPFELPANTPRLTDAERDRALVLLREGAAQGRLSHDTFVYRMERALQARRAEELALLTADLRTEGTWTRRVVGAVERMSAFTARLGRAWSAERLPKLLLPLPGPQPLRIGRDPVNGLRLSHETASRLHAELSMQSGMWILRDLGSTNGTTVNGRRVTGAVAVRAGDVVGFGQMSFRLSHG
- a CDS encoding nucleoside/nucleotide kinase family protein; the encoded protein is MDAHRFDRLAARARALAERPGDSGPRRRVLGLAGAPGAGKSTLAARLVARLDGLAVLVPMDGFHLAHAELERLGRAGRKGAPDTFDADGYLALLARLRAPAPGTTVYAPAFDRALEEPVAGAIPVGPEIPLVVTEGNYLLHDEGAWAAVLPLLDEAWYLDLDARRRVPRLVERHVRFGKDRARAERWVQESDEANAKLVARGRDRAHLVVPMD
- a CDS encoding aminopeptidase P family protein encodes the protein MSSTPAPEAAEERGETPVPFTADDYRARMSRAAESAADAGLAGVIVAPGPDLVYLTGYQPTAITERLTALVIAPGQEPVLVVPTLEAPDAEKAVGAAALTLRDWTDGKDPYAVTAPLLDVDGRFGVSDNAWAMHLLGLQKALPGTSYVSLTEALPMLRGVKDAHELARIAAAGAAADRAYGEILEVRFAGRKETDVAADLAALLLRFGHSQVDFTVVGSGPNGANPHHEAGDRVIRRGDMVVLDFGGLKHGYGSDTTRTVHVGEPTDEERRVHDLVREAQQAGFEAVRPGVACQEVDRAARKVITDAGYGEYFIHRTGHGIGVTTHEPPYMIEGEELPIVPGMCFSIEPGVYLPGRFGVRIEDIVTATEDGAGRRFNNTPHEMALVD
- a CDS encoding LysR family transcriptional regulator; its protein translation is MDPHLLRTYVTVARLASFSAAARDLGYTQSAVSQHIAALEADLALPLLTRRPVAPTPAGERLLEHAGALLLRLDAARADLERFAAAPLATLRVAASPLALHTRTVAALPATGVTLRALPREAVPAAVATGEADAGLVDGIAAPSDPLWLPDIAPLAATGVAEEPLAVVLPATHPLAGRSGLRLDDLVDARWLDAPAAGVPLDRLRDAHGGPAGRGFRTALRYEGTDTRALAALAAAGHGLALLPAPLAADVPGATAVPLIAPRLVHRTELLLPAGARTEPTGPVAEFTRRLKS
- a CDS encoding GNAT family N-acetyltransferase; this translates as MFLRLTYSLDHELADDLATGRRLPEWMWVALDGDRLLGRLSWWTGAAGSAPQSLDFFDLAPELSEEERAEIGLRLLRTATAAVVPAGTRPPEFSRFMPADWREVPETRSLLESVFGVLVAAGARPLVERLRLEWRPGTPVPEPKGRLEFRQVRDREDLVALMTPVMEGTLDAHGQADLASGLSVREAAELHFDEELAHYSSPQEWWRVAQLPETGEPVGFVVPARNNYHHTIAYIGVLPAHRGHGYIDDILAEGTRVLAAFDVPRIRAATDLGNVPMAASFARAGYINFERAINYVWDTPGVAGS